A stretch of DNA from Candidatus Methylarchaceae archaeon HK02M2:
CCCCTTGTAATTGTTATTGTTGTGGGGGGGCACAGAAAACAGACATTTCCGGCTTTACAAGAAGCAATTGAGAGGTATAAAAAAGAGCTGGCAGTGTGGAAAAAAGAGATCTATTATGATGGAAGTGAAGAATGGATAAGTGGCCCATAAATTACATTTTTTGGGCAAACTTATTTTCAAATTTAATGTATTGTTTAATAAATCTCATATCTATAACTCAAAATATCATCAAAGCATACGAAAATGAGTTTTTAATATGCTTTTGCTAAATAAACGATTCGAGTAGCTTCTTTGCCACACCAGAAGCATTTACCCGATGGTTTTTCTTCGATATCCATCCTTTTTCCCCTAATTTCCATCCCTTCTATCTCAACTTTTATATCATTTGCACATCCATTTTTGCCACAAAAAGGCGCTCTAATTATCTTCGCCTTCCCACTAAAATTATGTAATTCTTCTCTGCTATTAATTGATACGATTGAAGAGTCGAAAATTCTCCAAGACCTTCTACCAAGCTCTTCGATGATTAGAGATTTAAGCTCTGAAACATACTCTACAACTTCGTTATCCTTAATTTTTTTTCTTGATCTCAGATCACGCCTAAATAGTGTAACAAAGTCTCCTTTAACTTCCTCTTCACCTATTTCGACCCTTACAGGGACACCTAACATCTCCCATTTGTAATATTTCTCACCTGGCCTCTTTTCAGAATCATCAAGCATCGATCTAAAGCCTGCGTCTGATAGATTTTGATTTATCATGTTTGACTTTTTCATTATTTGGTCTTCCTTGCCAGATTGCAATATTGGAATTGTGACTATTTGAATAGGCGCTACATCAAACGGGAGGACAAGACCGTATTCATCACCATGTACACTGATTATCGCCGCTACTATCCTCGACACTCCAGGCCCAAAGCATGTTTGATGAGCATTTTTTGTGCTACCATCTTTATCTGCAAAATTTATATCAAATACATTGGGGTTCGAGAACCTCTGACCTAAGTAGTGGGTCGTGGCTACCTGTAAGACTCTACCATCTGGAAGGAGAGTGTCGAAAGCATAGGAATCTACAGCTCCATAAAATCTATCGTATGATTCTCTCTCGACCATTAAAAAGGGCAGGCCAAGTTCATGGAATGTCCTTTTCGTAATTTCAAGATCCTCCTCAACCTGTTTTCTTGCTCCTTTTTCATCAGGAAAAACACAATGAGATTCTATCCAAAGGAACTCCCTACCCCTAAGAAGAGGTCTTGTAGCTTTGGTTTCATGCCTATATACAGCTACAGACTGGAAAATCTTCATAGGTAAATCTTTGTAACTCCTTATCCATAAAGCAAACATAGGATAGATCGCAGTTTCAGATGTAGGACGTAAGAAGAGCTCCTCCTCCAATTTTACGCCACCAGCCTCATTTATCTTGAAGACCTCTTCTTCAAAACCCTTTATATGCTGGCTTTCT
This window harbors:
- the proS gene encoding proline--tRNA ligase; the encoded protein is MSLPKKSDNFSEWFDGVLQRAELVDIRYNVKGFIVYRPNIMFIIRRVYQILEDFLIKKNHRPALFPLVIPISNFRKESQHIKGFEEEVFKINEAGGVKLEEELFLRPTSETAIYPMFALWIRSYKDLPMKIFQSVAVYRHETKATRPLLRGREFLWIESHCVFPDEKGARKQVEEDLEITKRTFHELGLPFLMVERESYDRFYGAVDSYAFDTLLPDGRVLQVATTHYLGQRFSNPNVFDINFADKDGSTKNAHQTCFGPGVSRIVAAIISVHGDEYGLVLPFDVAPIQIVTIPILQSGKEDQIMKKSNMINQNLSDAGFRSMLDDSEKRPGEKYYKWEMLGVPVRVEIGEEEVKGDFVTLFRRDLRSRKKIKDNEVVEYVSELKSLIIEELGRRSWRIFDSSIVSINSREELHNFSGKAKIIRAPFCGKNGCANDIKVEIEGMEIRGKRMDIEEKPSGKCFWCGKEATRIVYLAKAY